In the genome of Arachis stenosperma cultivar V10309 chromosome 2, arast.V10309.gnm1.PFL2, whole genome shotgun sequence, the window ttaaaattttgtgaatagtacaaaataatatttatttgtttttattaaattattaaatatgacttcacaataattttttatttgatttttggtatttaatagtcaatttaaaaattttatagtaGATGTTATTAGAGTTATCAATcatcaatttaaataaaattggtGTTCTTTCTTAGAAATCGACTCGAAAGAGTATTATTTATCTTCTTTTAAAATTAGCTTTAATTTTTCTCGTAGCATTGCATTAATTTGAAAAAActttttcaactatgaataACAATAAGAATTGGCTTCTAATTGTATGAGAAGTaagtttttaaataattatttagtgATATATATAAGAAAAGAGACATTTTAATTGTATTGTTAAGGAAAAAAATTACTCAATttctttaaaatataaaacttaaaaaataaaattttaaattatatattattatttaaattactattttggtatcttaatttataaattagatattttaaagcctaatcatattttacaataataaaatttaattataacaataatcatgctatatgtacataaaaaataactatctgTATAGGATACATATTGAAATACAAAATGAGTCCTGCTATGGAGCTaatggaatatttgtacaatgtgtacaatgggctaTTGAGTTAAAAAATGAACATTACCCATACAGGGATAATAAATATGATTTTGGGGTTCACCAAAGGTCGAACTCGAACTCTTGACCCTTCGGATCTagagctctgataccatgtcatgatactaCTCATTCCAAAAGCTTAAGCTGATAGAAAAAGgtaacactaatggttatatctctaatactgaATCGGACATCcttaaacctccattgtacacattgtacaaatattccattggctccctatactTCCTCATACAAAATACATGCTAATGAGTTATAGTTCAAATGACATAGCCTTCACATACTTATCTAAGAGGTTGCGGGTTCGAGTCTCTCtatctttgataaaaaaaaagaaatacaaaatacacattgaaaatgagttaaacaacacatatatttatacacaataCATAATGATTAATGGATAATTGATAGTTGAGTTTTTGCTAATGAGCTATAACTCACATGGCATAATCTCTCCATACTCATTTAGAGGCCGCGGATTCGAGTCAATctttggttaaaaaaaaaaattgatagttgagttttatatacacataataTAATATGCTGAATTCAAATTTGAGACTATTGGTCAATGCATAAAAGTATTTGTCATTCTAACAGAGAATGTGTAATTTTCACAATAAATCTTTGATGATAACAAGAAGAAATCACAAGAAATATGTGAAACAATGCATTCATTCAAATAAtacattaaatttttaaacatgAACGGTGATACAGATAAAATTCTAATTCTTTGTTCTAGATTATATCAAGGAAATTAAGGAAATTTCAACAGTTCACTCGGTGATTTTAAGTTCACAGCTGAAAGAAATATTGTGGAATTTCAACTCTGATAATGCAATTAAGGGGATGCACAAACCCATCAAACTAGTCTACAATCCAAGAGAACCTTTCTTTGTCATTAGACAGGTAATTCCTAGGTTACCAAATCTTTGAACAAGTAGTGTTGGATGCCATGAAAGAGAAACAACATTACAAATTTGTAACATGATTGCCAACCTTAAAATGGAACAAAACGATATAGAGAATGTAAGAAGTTATTTACTTGTgaatttatgaatttttaacCTAGACTTAGTgagtaaatattattttgatcttaaaaaaaaatcattttggtgatgaaaaataatatcttaaagttggatatattctatgaaaATTGAGATATGTATGTTTGGATGAGTTTATAcgaaaatctttttttaaatatttttttataagatattttaaaaaaataaaaataattttatatttgaataatttatgtaaaaatatatttttatctaacAACTGTGTTTGGtttaataatacaaaaatatttttttgtttatttattatgttaaaaatattttttaaataaaatatattaaaaaagatgtaaattttaactttaaaaaagatattttattttaataattttatttttattattaaaattttgataaatacactaaaaaataaaaaaaatatttttaatttttttaataatttaattatactCAGCCAAATACGAATTCCGTGCGACAAGTTTTATACAAAATGCGAGGGCCAATTTGTTAGCAAATTAGTATTCCAATAAGGAGCAAAGGCAAACTAGTGGTTCACAGGAGACAAAAcgaaattttataattttttggtaCCACaacatgattaaaaatatttatggtaCTATTTTGTGAGTCAGCTAATCTTTCAAGAGTTATATAGCTATCTTTACTCATCTAATGATTACATGGTACCTTATTTTCTAAGTATAAAATCAAAGATCATCGGGGATGATCCTTTAGATCAGATTCacaagagaaaaaaaagttgTTAATAAACAAATATTATTGCTGCATACATTTTAACTTTGACCAACTAGTTAATGTTACTTTAAAATAATCAGAGTTagaatagtaaaaaaataattacttgttaatGTTATTTCTTTTAGAAACATGAAATGGCCGCAATTAAGTAACCAAAAACTACTCTTCCATGTAAAAGTTGTTCATTGTAATGCATAAAATTTCCATATTGACAAAATCAAATATGCTGTAAACAGCCGCAGCAAATCATTGCAGTATTCCCTATTCGGTTTGCAGAAAAGTCAGATGTGATTATTTCAACagctttcttccaggtttgttgcTGATTTTATTTAGTGCCACAAGATTTTGTTGTTGATTCGTTATCGACTCATTTTTTACTATGACTATTGAAAGGAGCTGGTGGATGTTGGAAGTTCAGATAGATATGCCAAGGCACCACCATGCAGCTGGTCAGCCATTCCTCCTCCAGAGCTAAGAGGAGAAGCTTTTGAGGATTTGAGTACTAATGGAGGCTTTGTCTCTTTTGGTATTACTATTATCCCACACCAATTTATTCCACAAACTATTTGTCTACAAAGTTTTGGATAAAGATCTTTTAATATGAGAAAGTTAGTAAAGTGGTAAagtgaaaattaattattcttaaattaaGATAGTATCATATACATTTCATATAAGTTACAAAGTCAATGATAATTAATAGTTTACTTTATTACTTTACTAACTTTTTTAGTTTAGAAGATCCAAATTTAAAGTTTTTATACGTTGATTGCAGTACAAATCACCAACGTAGTTTCGATGGATGCTTTTTTTGTTCCAAATGCAGATATACTGGATATATATAGAAATTCATTTGGTTGTAGAGAGTATATGACGGCACTTAAAGAAAAAGAGTATATAAggattaaatattaattaagccaactaatttaaaattagttaatagTTAAAAAGCGTTGAacttgaacaaaaaaaaatctaaaactaaataataaaaaatatttagaattcaagtaaaaaaattttaaaaaccatttaccgtttaaaatttaaaattggaagtttagaatttagaatttaaattttatattaaaaaattaatatttgaaattttttaaaattttaatatttagaatttaaagttTAAGGTGACTGAATGCAATAGTGGGTGGATCACGGTGGTGTTGGATGGTTGGTAGTAATAAGTGAAATgattatattagaaaaatagaagaaaaaagaaagggtaaaagaataatttaaatttgtgcttaaaaaaatttttttaattaaattagtcttttaaagttacaaattaattatatttgtctTTCAGTCactttattaataatttttgttaacGATTAATGATATGAAACATTAATTGACAACATACATAATATTTGACATATCCAATTAGATGTTGACTggatatatttataaaaatatattaatttaattctttttttttaattacataaaCTATATTAGCATATGATCTAGTAAGTAAGTTGATAGATTTTCATAAACATATTTGGTCAGTGTGTCTAATTGGACATGTTAGGTATCATGAATGCTACTATTAGTTAATATTCTATGTTATCAATCATTATTCTATGTTATCAATCATTGACAAAAAATGTTAATGaagtgattaaaaaaatatataattaattcataatttattgaatgatcaatttaattgataaaattttttaaaaacaaatttaaaaaatactccatctatttattttaataaataattttttttctttatggaAAATGCTCCATCTATTGTGATCTATTTAAAAGAACAAGCAAATTGTTTTAAAAGTTTTACACTTTAAAAAAGAGTTCAAAGTTCATTCTAATATTGAGTTAATCTATTCATTTTAATAAGAGAAATTATAGCTAGGAGactatcaaaatttattatttttagctattacttaattagtcattaattcaatttatttgGTCTAGTAATCTAATAATATatcttttctatatttttaaatattaaagactaactaatgataaaaaataataaattttgagaACTTTctaataatatttctcttttaataaataatttttttcattcagTGATCCAAAAATTAAAAGCTTAAGCCTTAAAGGACAAAGTAGTAAAAAAcgatctttttttttcttgcatatTAGACACACACACCCCTATATAAATATGGCTAGACTCAGCTTTTCGAACCATTGACCTTTAATTTTCATAGTGTtacatattttagtatttatagaattaagtttttatttttatattagataTACTTATGGTTTCAATTTTTTAAGATCTGTGCTTGGTGTAGACAGGACTCAGGAGcaaatatattcaatttttttggtcaaaaacaaaatattctcgttttcttgtaatttataaaagtggaaaaaaaatattattctcaTTATTTGTCCTTCCATATTTATGTTTCTATCTTAACAACAAAATTCAAAGACAAccaaaagattaaaaataaaactaaaattttaactCCTCCTAAAACTAAATAAGTCTCCAAAATCAAAATccaatttttcgaaaacaaaattGGTAGTTTATTCGTGATTTCATTATTTGAAATTTGGATTcacataaaataagaaaaagaattgttTCATGTAAAATGGATTCTAATAAATCGTGGGCTAACATTGTTTTCATGACTAACAGATATCTCTTCTCACCATGTTGATGGCAAAAGGCTAGATAAAACTGTTTGGAATCTATTAAATTTTAATGCCTATGTTAGGTACCATGTAAAGGTAATATACGTGTTAATATCAATATTCCTTCTTATGCACAAGTTCTAGTTCAAATAACTATTCTTTTCTTATGACATTTTGTTTGGCATTTGTATACCACAGATCACTAAAGGTTTTATCCAAAGAAGAATGAGGAAACGCTTAGAAAATCTGGTTGAGGTAAgaaaaaaagatagaaaaagacATTTGCTATATTGgccaaaaatctattttttttttttaatttgtatacaACATAGAAATACCATATTTACAGCTTAACCTACTTATACATTGatgaactttttttttcttttttcttttttatgcaGGTCCTACACCATAGAGAGTCATTGGAGCAAGATAATGAACAAATCACAAGGCATCAAGGTTAGCTATATTGCGATCACATTCCATGATTCATAGTATAAACTTGTTTCATGAACAtactttttatgttttaattaaaTGTTAGTCTAAAAGTTTTTTATATTGAAAATTTATTTGGACAAATAAACCTTGgtctatatatatgtttattAGTTTCCCAATATTTGTGTCTGGAtacttcaaaaaaatttaaacattatttattttgaaacgaaaacaattcttcaATAGCAGCTTATTATTATAATACTAGTAATAAATTATTTCACGAATAAACCttccaaaatagttttcaataaATTCGGCATCAAATGAATTAATTTCTAACAAAATAAATTGACAACATAATTCCTACCcttttaaaatatcaaatgtattgGTTCTTAATATTTAATTGATGAAAGACAGAGTggttcctttttttttaaattttcttttcatttattaGAAAGTAAAAGATCAAATTAACTCTTCTATTGTTTTATATtagaaactaaaatttttttaatatttgaaaaaataaaagatatttaatttgtgaatttcttCTCCTTCAGAACTAATATGTTATATGTGAAACAAAATTTGGTAGCGACCATAATGGATTTGCTGTTATTTCAATATTAGGCTCTAAGTCTAAACTTGTCTAATATAACGTGCAGATAGAAGAGAACATAACGTTggaaattgaataaaatttctTTACATCATCCTCTCTGTTCATTTAACATTTCTTTGAAGATGCAGGATGTAGTTGTACAAAAAGACTAGTAAGATCATCTAAATACAGCATCCTGAAACAAAGATGGGGAAACCTTGGAAGAAAACTAAAGAGGATTCACTTTCGACTTAAGATTCAAGGATTTGGACGATTTCGTCAACGGTGGTTGAGGTTACCAAAATTTTCTTCAAGAGAATATACGAAGTTGGATTAGATTTTTAGGTAGCTTTATTAGTTTCTATGTAATATATGGATATGGTCTTCAATTATGTTAGCTGGACATGAAAGACAACTATTGATCACACAATTTTCATTCATGTCTTACTATAAAATCTGACTTTCAACTTCTTGATTGTAAAGACGTACGATATTCAGTTAtcaacttctttttttttggtgacaGTTATCAACTTCTTGATTGTAAAGAAGTACGATATTCGTACGACATATgatttaaaatatgaactaaaatATAATGTCCGGAAATCATTGAAACAACTAGAACTAGAGATTGGAATATATGTTTATAGGACATGTCTCTTACTCGAACATTCGATGGAAGGaacaaaaacactaattaatcAGAGCTCTTCTCAATGTTGATGCTTAAACATTTTAGAGTATGTCAACGGATCACAAGGAATTAGTGTGGCAATGACATATCGACGTCTCTATCCAAAATATTTTGGCCAATATTTGGCAACAATAGTATCTTTTACGTatgtgtaaaaaaaaaatttgaattttctaaattttaaattttttattttagaagataaagtgtgatattttatctttaaatattttctctttcataatttttttgtcctatctataaaataaatgataaaaaattatactttatcttctcaaataaaatttaaaattaagagGATCCAATCCTAAAAAAGGCACAATACTCTAAAAAGAGCACGTGTGTATACACGCTCATGCTGAAACAAAAAAGAATCCTTTCCTCATACCCTTCATCAATTGTTTACTGAATTCTCAATCTTTCCTatgctttcttcttcttctcccaccCAAAGAGTTCATCTACcaaattaatttttctattcGCGTGCACAAAGAAAATGAGTTGGAGGGAGAAAACCTTTAACAAAAATCAATATAACTCGTACAAATGTAGAAAATGTAATGATGGAAATGTTGGAAGGTTTGTCTTTATGTCCTACTCTATGAGACTATCCTAAGTTTATTCTATTCAATTTCTACTAATAATTTTTCGTTAttgttgaaaattttaaaacctTCATCTacataagaaaagaaaaaaaaaagcattatAGTTCAAATAATTTTACACCCATTAATCAATATAATTTGCATCCAATTTGACTCATTTTTTTACGCCCATTCATTTGTAATGTTAGTTTAATTAGTTCTTCCAGAAAGAGCTTCTAAGGAAGCAGGTGTATATGCGTCTGTTGCTGTTAGTGGCTCTTGGTGGATGTTGAGAATTGGAGAAAAAAGTAGTGGTAATTACTAATTAAGGTCCAAACTTTCAACCATTCGTGCAcattaaaatttgtttttataataaaaaattttgctTACCAGCcatctgtaacaccctaccatagaGAACTTTATGCTTAAGTCGTAAAatagaggtggtgtggtattatgatctttataataaaatatatatacgtataataattgaaagaaagtagtatactaggagccttgaagaataggTAAAACAAATTCGCGAAATTAAAAGTGCAACGCTCAAGAATAAGGTTAACTTGCGCACGAAGAAAGATAAGgttcataaaaatatttatacagaAACAAGATTAGAGGGTCAAGAGTACAAAATAACAAGTTCCTAACTCaacctgcgaagctaaggctggcCAGAGAATATTCACATACATGTATATATCAAACCCAAAACCCGGAGTACATACATAAAACCCTAGTTCTCCAAACACCTTTAAGAGGTACAAAAGTAAAACAAGTTGTTGGGAGAATCCTATACATATAAGCATATACAAATAGTACATAAAATAAAGTCCCAAAGATCCACTTTGCTGCTGAATATCAGACGCCTAGcgaggtgcctctcgacctgcatctgaaaaacacaaatatCCGTATAGAATTGAATAAGAACCGagggttctcagcatggtaaaggtgcctcatacataagatataaggtctcaagaaagccagaggcaatcctagaacgccgacactcaaattataatataagcCTTAAGGAACAAAAACAGAAACCATAAACGGGTGGTCCTCTAAGGTtctaacttaaccaaaaccgaATTAAAACCCTTAGTCTCTTTGCCTTTCCTCTGTTCCTCCAACTCCGATGAATTCACATAGACAAACAAACAGACAATGGCAAACCCAGGTAGAATACAAGTAATACAGATAACAAGTATAACAAACAACATATCAAAATCACTTAAGCATTCCCAATTAATGCACAAGCAAGCAATTCAGacaatatgcatatgatgcatgcctattctatggctgatgagtctcatatATCGGTTATGAAGCCAACCCGATAAGTCCGGCTGTAAAAAACTCTGGACTGTCCCCCGTCGcacatccccaagagtctatgcatagctttttctcatatAAAATTTGCTCAGTGGGGGTATCCTTTCCAGGAATTTATACGTGCCCAGTCAcccttacgacatagggtcaataGAGTATTGAGTCTCAACCTGaaacacgtggtggcaagccacggtactTTATCCAgagaaactcgtatctcagataattgAGTGCATAAGCCAATAAACATTcataatcatttataatcaTTACATAATCATTCTTTACAGCCATGACATCACATATATATACTTCAGTTCTCTGTATTTTTCATACATAATTTATCATTTACAGGTGCGGTGGTTAACTTCTGCTTCAATGCTTGAAaactctcctcgcactcagaaGTCCAGAAAAATGACGCATCCTTCCTGGTCAGTTTGGTCAAACGCAAGGCAAGTTGTGAAACCCCTTTGATGAACCTTCGGTAATAACTCGGTAAACTGAGAAAACTCCTACTCTCCGTCACAGAAGTTGGTCGCCCCCAGTCCATTACAGCCTCAACCTTAGCAGGATCCACAATAATTCTTTGatgactggtgcacgaaattgtgatcatcaatggcgccatcaacatggtacgctcattgcaatctcaactctctatcacaactccgcacaactaaccagcaagtgcactgggtcgtccaagtaataaaccttatgcgagtaagggtcgatctcacggagattgttggtatgaagcaagctatggtcaccttgtaaatcttagtcaggcagactcaaatggttatgggtgatatatgaataaaacataaagataaagatagagacacttatgtatatcattggtgagagcttcagataagcgtatgaagatgcttgtcccttccgtctctctgctttcctactgtcttcatccaatccttcttactcctttccatggcaagcttatgcaagggtttcaccgttgtcagtggctacctcccatcctctcagtggaaatgttcaacgcaccctgtcacggcacggctatccatctgtcggttctcaatcaggccagaatagaatccagtgattcttttgcgtctgtcactaacgccccgccctcaggagtttgaagctcgtcacagtcattcaatcattgaatcctactcagaataccacagacaaggtttagaccttccggattctcttgaatgccgccatcagttcttgcctataccacgaagactctgatctcacggaatggctggctcgtttgtcaggcgagcgctcggttgtcaggcgatcaaccatgcatcgtgtatcaggaatccaagagatattcacccaatctaaggtagaacggaggtggttgtcagtcacacgttcataggtgagaatgatgatgagtgtcacggatcatcacattcgtcaagttgaagaacaagtgatatcttggaacaagaacaagctgaattgaatagaagaacaatagtaattgcattaatactcgaggtacagcagagctccacaccttaatctatggtgtgtagaaactccaccgttgaaaatacataagaacaaggtctaggcatggccgaatggccagcctcccaaagtgatcaaaagatctaaagatcaaaagattccaaagatcagaagatgaaaatacaatagtaaaaggtcctatttataggaaactagtagcctagggtgtacagagatgagtaaatgacataaaaatccacttccgggcccacttggtgtgtgcttgggctgagcaatgaagcattttcgtgtagagactcttcttggagttaaacgccagcttttgtgccagtttgggcgtttaactcccactttggtgccagttccggcgtttaacgctgggaattctgagggtgactttgaacgccagtttgggccatcaaatcttgggcaaagtatagactatcatatattgctggaaagcccaggatgtctactttccaactccgttgagagcgcgccaattgggcttctgtagctccagaaaatccacttcgagtgtagggaggtcagaatccaacagcatctgcagtccttttcagtctctgaatcagatttttgctcaggtccctcaatttcagccagaaaatacctgaaatcacagaaaaacacacaaactcatagtaaagtccagaaaagtgaattttaactaaaaactaataaaaatatactaaaaactaactaaaacatactaaaaacatactagaaacaatgccaaaaagcgtacaaattatccgctcatcacaacaccaaacttaaattgttgcttgtcctcaagcgactgaaaatcaaataatataaagagaagagaatatgcaatgaatttcaaaaacatctatgaagatcagtattaattagatgagcggggcttttagctttttgcctctgaatagttttggcatctcgctctatcccttgaaattcagaatgattggcttctttaggaactcagaatccagatagtgttattgattctcctagttaagtatgatgattcttgaacacagctactttatgagtcttggccgtggcccaaagcactctgtcttccagtattaccaccggatacatacatgccacagacacataattgggtgaaccttttcagattgtgactcagctttgctagagtccccaattagaggtgtccagggttcttaagcacactctttttgccttggatcacaactttatttctttctttttctttctttttctctttctctctctttttttttgttttttttgtagtcactgctttttcttgcttcaagaatcatttttatgattttttagatcctcagtaacatgtctcctttttcatcattctttcaagagccaacattcatgaaccacaaattcaaaagacatatgcactgtttaagcatacattcagaaaacaaaagtgttgccaccacatcaaaataattaatctgttataaaattcaaaattcatgcaattcttctctttttcaattaaggacat includes:
- the LOC130957931 gene encoding actin-related protein 2/3 complex subunit 2B isoform X3; its protein translation is MTCIERASPALNQILLKLYSAEKPMEIDHHLYEFGSAEYHILSEASDPRVAFLSISTAPLCPGVLATNELSSYTIEMIKALCPAVVEIAESRREGYQLTLKLNLTKIPRGKDYIKEIKEISTVHSVILSSQLKEILWNFNSDNAIKGMHKPIKLVYNPREPFFVIRQPQQIIAVFPIRFAEKSDVIISTAFFQELVDVGSSDRYAKAPPCSWSAIPPPELRGEAFEDLSTNGGFVSFDISSHHVDGKRLDKTVWNLLNFNAYVRYHVKITKGFIQRRMRKRLENLVEVLHHRESLEQDNEQITRHQGCSCTKRLVRSSKYSILKQRWGNLGRKLKRIHFRLKIQGFGRFRQRWLRLPKFSSREYTKLD
- the LOC130957931 gene encoding actin-related protein 2/3 complex subunit 2B isoform X1: MTCIERASPALNQILLKLYSAEKPMEIDHHLYEFGSAEYHILSEASDPRVAFLSISTAPLCPGVLATNELSSYTIEMIKALCPAVVEIAESRREGYQLTLKLNLTKIPRGKDYIKEIKEISTVHSVILSSQLKEILWNFNSDNAIKGMHKPIKLVYNPREPFFVIRQPQQIIAVFPIRFAEKSDVIISTAFFQELVDVGSSDRYAKAPPCSWSAIPPPELRGEAFEDLSTNGGFVSFDISSHHVDGKRLDKTVWNLLNFNAYVRYHVKITKGFIQRRMRKRLENLVEVLHHRESLEQDNEQITRHQDAGCSCTKRLVRSSKYSILKQRWGNLGRKLKRIHFRLKIQGFGRFRQRWLRLPKFSSREYTKLD
- the LOC130957931 gene encoding actin-related protein 2/3 complex subunit 2B isoform X2, producing the protein MTCIERASPALNQILLKLYSAEKPMEIDHHLYEFGSAEYHILSEASDPRVAFLSISTAPLCPGVLATNELSSYTIEMIKALCPAVVEIAESRREGYQLTLKLNLTKIPRGKDYIKEIKEISTVHSVILSSQLKEILWNFNSDNAIKGMHKPIKLVYNPREPFFVIRQPQQIIAVFPIRFAEKSDVIISTAFFQLVDVGSSDRYAKAPPCSWSAIPPPELRGEAFEDLSTNGGFVSFDISSHHVDGKRLDKTVWNLLNFNAYVRYHVKITKGFIQRRMRKRLENLVEVLHHRESLEQDNEQITRHQDAGCSCTKRLVRSSKYSILKQRWGNLGRKLKRIHFRLKIQGFGRFRQRWLRLPKFSSREYTKLD